The window CAGCGCGACCACGTCCAGCACCGCCTCCACATACGCCAACTTCATGGCTCAAGCCTACCGGCCGGGTGGCGACACAAACTTGTCTGTGGCAGCAGGTAGCGTTGCAGCATGAGCACTTGGAATTCCCTCCCCCGCGCAGCCTTCGACCTCGAAACTACCGGCCGGAACTCCCGCGCCGCGCGGATTGTTACGGCATCCATCACCGTGGTGGACTCCGACGGCGGCATCATCCAGGAGCACGAGTGGCTCGCCGATCCGGGGGTTGAGATCCCCACCGAGGCCAGTGACATCCATGGCGTCACCACGGAACGGGCCCGCAGCGAAGGCCGCCCCGCCGCCGACGTGACGCGGGAGGTTGCCGCGGTGCTCCAGGAGCTTTTCGACACCGGCGTTCCGGTGATCGCCTTCAACGCGAGCTACGACTTCACCGTGCTCGCCGCCGAGTCGGCCCGCTACGGCGTGCCACAGCTGACGCGTTTCCCCGTCCTTGATCCATACATCATGAACAAGCAAGTGGACCGGTACCGCAAGGGCAAGCGCACCCTGACCGCTCTTTGCGAGGAATACGGGGTGGACCTGAACAATGCCCACACCTCGGCCGCCGATGCCCTGGCCACCCTGCGCATGCTCGATGCCATGGCCGGGAAGTTTCCCAAGCTCCGGATGCCGGCCACCCATTTGCACCAGTTGCAGATCGAGTGGGCCTCTGCCCAGGCAACCGACTTCCAGACGTACCTGCGCAAGACCAAGCCTGCCGCCGTGATCGAGGGCGACTGGCCGGTGCTGCCACCCGAGGATGCCAGCCGCGGAGATTTCTGAGACCTGTCTTAATACGACACGTTTCGTCGCGGGACGCCGTAAATAGACCCTCCTGGTCCCCATCTCCAGCGATTGCGATGGACGTCACATGCCTGGAGGCCGGTCGTGGCAGCAATGACGCGCGCGATTCGTTCCGCCGGACCAGGGTTAGGCGCCTCAGCTGGCGGGTGAGCCAGCGTGTACGGCGACGAAAATTCTCTGCAGGCGCTTTTTAGCCTGCGGAAATTCGAGTTGAATCGGGTCCGGGGTCAGATGCCACAATTATATTTCGCGGCTTACCTGCCCCCTGGGGTTTTCAAGCCCGGCCGGAGCGAGATGCATCGTCTCTCCGCGGCCCCTTTACCTTTCGACGAAAGTGATTCGCGTGATGAAATCCAAAGCCAAGAAGTGGCTGACTACTTTTCCTGTGGCGATTGCAGTAGCCGTCTCCCTGGCAGCCTGCGGCGGCGGATCCGGCCAGCCGTCAGCGTCACCCACCGATGCCCTCGCCGGCAGCGACCAGACCTCGCTGGACAAGTACACCACCAAGGACGTCACCGCGCTGGACAAGGTCGAGAAGTCCAAGCTGGGCCTCATCAGCGAGGGCACTCTTACCGTCGGAACGCTGTCCGACGCCCCGCCGAACATCTTCATTGATTCCTCCGGCAAGTTCACCGGCTACGACAATGAACTGTTGAGGGCCATCGCGGACAAGCTGGATCTCAAGGTCGAGTTCAAATCCACCGGCTTCGCTTCCCTGCTCTCACAGGTCCAGAACAAGCAGTTCGACCTCGGCTCCTCCTCGATCTCCACAACAGACGCACGCCGCAAGACCGTGGGATTCACCAATGGTTACGACTTCGGCTACATGGCGGTTGTTGCCAAAAAGGACGACAAAATCAAGGGGTTCAATGACCTGACAAAGGACACCCGGATCGCCGTCGTCCAGGGGACTGTGCAGGACGACTATGTCACCAACACGCTGCAGATCGAGCCTGTCCGTTTTGAGGACTACAACACCGCCTACGCCAACTTGAAAAACGGCCAGGTGGACGCCTGGGTGGCTCCTTCACAGCAGGCTACCGGCCAGGTCAAGGAAGGCGACGGAACCGTCATCGCCGAGTCCGTGGTCAACACCCAGAACTTCACCGCCTACGCCGTGAACTCGGAGAACCAGCCGCTCATCGATGCCCTTAACTCAGGCCTCGACGCTGTCATTGCCGATGGAACGTGGTCCAAGTTGACCAAGGAGTGGTACCCGGACCGCGAGACCCCGGCCACGTGGTCCCCTGGTTCCAAGGCTGTCACCGTCCCGAAGTCCTAGTCCATGGATGCAATCGATCAACTCCTGAAGACCTTCTTTGACTGGGAGGCTATGGCATCGGTCATCCCGAAAATGGTGACTGTGGGCCTGCCCAACACCCTCCTTCTGGCGGTTTCCTCGGGCGTGCTCGGGTGCATCCTGGGCATGATCCTGGCCGTCATGGGCACATCCCGGATCACCGCCCTCCGCTGGCTCTCCCGGATTTACACGGACATCTTCCGGGGCGTCCCCGCGATTGTGGTCATCCTGCTCATTGGAATCGGGCTCGGACCTCTGGTCCGGTTGACCACCGGATCCACCAACCCGTTTCCGCTCGCCATTTTCGCCTTGACGCTCATGGCAGCGGCTTACATTGGCGAGATTTTCCGCTCAGGCATTCAGAGCGTGGAAAAGGGACAAATGGAGGCATCCCGGGCACTGGGATTCAGCTACGGATCCTCGATGCGCCTTGTGGTGATTCCGCAGGGGATCCGCCGCGTGCTCCCGGCCCTGGTCAACCAGTTCATCTCGTTGATCAAGGACTCGTCCCTGGTCTACCTGTTGGGCCTGCTGGCCAGCCAGCGCGAGATCTTCCGCATCGGCAACGATGCCGCAGCCAACACCGGGAATCTCTCGCCGTTGATCGCCGCGGCCTTCATGTACCTGATTCTGACCGT is drawn from Micrococcaceae bacterium Sec5.8 and contains these coding sequences:
- a CDS encoding 3'-5' exonuclease; the protein is MSTWNSLPRAAFDLETTGRNSRAARIVTASITVVDSDGGIIQEHEWLADPGVEIPTEASDIHGVTTERARSEGRPAADVTREVAAVLQELFDTGVPVIAFNASYDFTVLAAESARYGVPQLTRFPVLDPYIMNKQVDRYRKGKRTLTALCEEYGVDLNNAHTSAADALATLRMLDAMAGKFPKLRMPATHLHQLQIEWASAQATDFQTYLRKTKPAAVIEGDWPVLPPEDASRGDF
- a CDS encoding ABC transporter substrate-binding protein, translating into MKSKAKKWLTTFPVAIAVAVSLAACGGGSGQPSASPTDALAGSDQTSLDKYTTKDVTALDKVEKSKLGLISEGTLTVGTLSDAPPNIFIDSSGKFTGYDNELLRAIADKLDLKVEFKSTGFASLLSQVQNKQFDLGSSSISTTDARRKTVGFTNGYDFGYMAVVAKKDDKIKGFNDLTKDTRIAVVQGTVQDDYVTNTLQIEPVRFEDYNTAYANLKNGQVDAWVAPSQQATGQVKEGDGTVIAESVVNTQNFTAYAVNSENQPLIDALNSGLDAVIADGTWSKLTKEWYPDRETPATWSPGSKAVTVPKS
- a CDS encoding amino acid ABC transporter permease, coding for MDAIDQLLKTFFDWEAMASVIPKMVTVGLPNTLLLAVSSGVLGCILGMILAVMGTSRITALRWLSRIYTDIFRGVPAIVVILLIGIGLGPLVRLTTGSTNPFPLAIFALTLMAAAYIGEIFRSGIQSVEKGQMEASRALGFSYGSSMRLVVIPQGIRRVLPALVNQFISLIKDSSLVYLLGLLASQREIFRIGNDAAANTGNLSPLIAAAFMYLILTVPLTHLVNYIDNRLRTGRPEKKQPDDAAALIGKGAQP